In one window of Microtus ochrogaster isolate Prairie Vole_2 unplaced genomic scaffold, MicOch1.0 UNK56, whole genome shotgun sequence DNA:
- the LOC101988885 gene encoding gastric intrinsic factor, whose amino-acid sequence MAWLTLYLLNVLWAVAGTSTRAQSSCSVPPEQQPWVDGLQKLMERSVMRSDFPNPSILIAMNLAGTYSPEAQKSLTNELMSTDSADLTNGQLALTIMALSSSCRDPGSRVPTLLKRMENWTPSSQGDGASGFYGPSLAILALCQKNSEATLPIAVRFAKNLMRESSIGVDTGAVATLALTCMYNRIPVGSEEDYRELFGETLKALVDDISLRVKADGIIGDTYSTGLAMQALSVTPEQPVKQWDCEKTMNGVLNEIKQGKFENPMSIAQILPSLKGKTYLDVPQVICGADHEVSPTLTDHPTPVPTSESNINVIYTINNQLRGVDLLFNVTIEVRVKSGSVLLAVLEEAQRKNSMFKFETKMTSWGPMVYSINNIAENANQKTYWELLSGKTPLEEGVAYYIPFNNEHITANFTQY is encoded by the exons ATGGCTTGGCTTACCCTCTACCTTCTAAACGTTCTCTGGGCTGTGGCAGGAACCAGCACCCGAGCCCAAAGCTCTTGCT CTGTCCCCCCAGAACAGCAGCCCTGGGTCGATGGCCTCCAGAAGCTCATGGAACGCTCGGTGATGAGGTCAGATTTCCCAAACCCCAGCATCCTGATTGCCATGAATCTGGCCGGCACCTACAGTCCGGAGGCCCAGAAGAGCCTGACTAACGAGCTCATGAGCACTGACAGTGCAG ACCTGACAAACGGGCAGCTCGCCCTCACCATTATGGCTCTCAGCTCCTCATGCCGGGACCCTGGAAGCAGAGTGCCCACCCTGCTAAAGAGAATGGAGAACTGGACACCCTCAA GCCAGGGTGATGGTGCCTCGGGCTTCTATGGGCCCAGTCTGGCGATCCTAGCGCTGTGCCAGAAGAACTCAGAGGCAACCTTGCCCATAGCAGTGCGCTTCGCTAAGAACCTGATGAGGGAGTCCTCCATCGGTGTGG atACTGGAGCGGTAGCAACCCTGGCCCTGACCTGCATGTACAACAGGATTCCTGTAGGCTCTGAGGAAGATTACAGAGAGCTGTTCGGTGAGACACTGAAGGCTCTCGTGGATGATATCAGCTTGAGGGTCAAAGCAGATGGCATCATCGGAGACACCTACAGCACTGGCCTTGCTATGCAG GCTCTCTCGGTGACACCTGAGCAGCCCGTCAAGCAGTGGGACTGTGAGAAGACAATGAATGGGGTGCTCAATGAGATTAAGCAGGGCAAATTCGAAAACCCCATGTCCATTGCTCAAATTCTCCCCTCTTTGAAAGGCAAGACTTACCTAGACGTGCCCCAAGTAATTTGCGGTGCTG ATCATGAAGTGTCACCAACTCTAACCGACCATCCTACCCCTGTCCCCACATCAGAATCTAACATTAACGTCATATACACCATAAACAATCAGCTGAGGGGGGTTGACCTGCTCTTCAATGTGACCATCGAGGTCAGGGTGAAAAGTGGATCTGTGCTACTTGCTGTCCTAGAAGAAGCGCAGCGCAAAAACTCCATGTTCAA atttgaaACCAAAATGACATCTTGGGGCCCTATGGTCTATTCTATCAACAATATCGCTGAAAATGCTAATCAGAAGACATACTGGGAGCTCCTTAGTGGCAAAACACCTTTGGAGGAAG